A window of Acidobacteriota bacterium contains these coding sequences:
- a CDS encoding response regulator transcription factor has protein sequence MQSDERKGTGRKTVRVVLADDHKILRSGMCGLLESEPGIEVVAQAEDGRTAVRLCREHRPDVVLMDISMHDMNGIEATRQIIGHSPGAKVIILSMYSGQKFVADVFKAGASGYLLKDCDFDEVLSAIRAVLSGETYLCPQVATVLRNDYVQKILQTETPAAPLSPREREVLQLLAEGKSTKEIAWSFNLSVKTIEVHRQKIMEKLDIHSVAELTKYAVREGLTPLEP, from the coding sequence ATGCAATCGGACGAGCGGAAGGGGACCGGCCGCAAAACGGTAAGGGTCGTGCTCGCCGACGACCACAAGATCCTCCGCTCGGGGATGTGCGGCCTGCTGGAAAGCGAGCCCGGCATCGAGGTCGTGGCCCAGGCGGAGGACGGCCGGACGGCGGTCCGGCTCTGCCGCGAACACCGCCCCGACGTCGTCCTCATGGACATCTCCATGCACGACATGAACGGCATCGAAGCCACCCGCCAGATCATCGGCCATTCCCCCGGGGCGAAGGTCATCATCCTCTCGATGTATTCGGGGCAGAAGTTCGTCGCGGACGTGTTCAAGGCGGGGGCTTCGGGGTACCTGCTGAAGGACTGCGACTTCGACGAAGTGCTCTCCGCCATCCGCGCGGTGCTCTCGGGCGAGACCTACCTCTGCCCCCAGGTCGCCACCGTCCTGCGCAACGATTACGTGCAGAAGATCCTCCAGACCGAAACCCCCGCCGCCCCCCTCTCCCCCCGGGAGCGCGAGGTGCTGCAGCTCCTGGCCGAGGGGAAGTCGACCAAGGAGATCGCCTGGTCCTTCAACCTGAGCGTGAAGACGATCGAGGTCCACCGCCAGAAGATCATGGAGAAGCTCGATATCCACAGCGTCGCCGAGCTGACCAAGTACGCGGTCCGAGAAGGCCTGACCCCCCTCGAACCCTGA
- a CDS encoding response regulator transcription factor, which produces MGRPIRILLADDHPALRKSLARVLEREESLEVVGEASDGRMAVDLARELRPDVIVMDVQMPGLDGIEATRRIALAQPGTRVIGYSLNPSGSIAEAMRRAGAASCLGKNEPVAALIRVIRAFRPREV; this is translated from the coding sequence ATGGGCAGACCCATCCGGATTCTATTGGCTGACGATCACCCGGCCCTGAGGAAGAGTCTTGCCCGCGTCCTGGAGCGGGAGGAGAGCCTGGAGGTGGTGGGGGAGGCGTCCGACGGGCGGATGGCCGTGGATCTTGCCCGCGAACTCCGCCCGGACGTGATCGTCATGGACGTGCAGATGCCGGGACTCGACGGCATCGAGGCGACCCGGCGGATCGCCCTGGCTCAACCCGGAACCCGGGTGATCGGCTATAGCCTCAACCCGTCCGGGAGCATCGCCGAGGCCATGCGCCGGGCCGGCGCGGCCTCGTGCCTCGGCAAAAACGAGCCGGTCGCCGCCCTGATCCGCGTCATCCGTGCCTTCCGGCCTCGGGAGGTTTAG
- a CDS encoding GAF domain-containing protein, producing the protein MSGKKRVLLLIAIMAGACVASTATAVLLLYRVAFEEQRDILVSIARNHARLIEELTDTGGGRAPDASGDLEGELLQKVAEAHKHFEGIGHTGEFKLAKRVGDDIVFILDHRYREDKQVPVPLDSGLAEPMRMALLGGSGSMVGLDYRGVKVLAAYEPVPALGWGIVAKVDLAELRVPFARAGLLAMIIASVVVLAGALPFIRVTNPIIARLQAQARRLARMVESLRRSEEELRRARDEMEGRVRERTAELAGVNDRLEAEVLERARAEERLRALWGIAEKVNAEAGDLCDHILEGTLRMTRSRYAFYGFVNQEESRMTMYSWSRDALSECGISPRPEEFEIAGAGIWAEAVRQRRVVIVNDYAADHPGKKGLPEGHVPLTRVLMVPVFGHNRIVAIVVAANKETGYDDEDVRQLEAFASGVQLIIEQRRMESALRDSERSCRLLSRQVIDSQEKERKWLAYEIHDGIGQSLAAMKYRAEGCVRMAGSALPAISGELNALVGMIREAIDEVRRIQNDLRPAYLDVMGLLETMADFCENFRATYKGVDVSLKIDITEPEVPDALKVPIFRILQEAMNNAAKHSHADRIAVGIGKGERIELRISDNGAGCDPGETSSAGGQGRNLGLFSMRERAELSGGSLQFRSAPGEGTEVRASWPVPDV; encoded by the coding sequence GTGAGCGGAAAAAAGCGAGTCCTGCTGCTGATCGCGATCATGGCGGGCGCCTGCGTGGCGTCCACGGCCACCGCCGTCCTCCTTCTCTATCGGGTGGCGTTCGAGGAGCAGCGCGATATCCTCGTCTCCATCGCCCGGAACCACGCCCGCCTCATCGAGGAACTGACGGACACCGGCGGCGGGAGGGCGCCCGACGCATCCGGCGACCTGGAAGGCGAGCTGCTGCAGAAGGTGGCCGAAGCGCACAAGCATTTCGAGGGGATCGGCCATACCGGGGAGTTCAAGCTGGCCAAGCGGGTGGGCGACGACATCGTCTTCATCCTGGACCATCGCTACCGGGAGGACAAACAGGTCCCGGTCCCGCTCGACTCGGGCCTGGCCGAGCCGATGAGGATGGCGCTGCTGGGCGGTTCGGGCAGCATGGTGGGGCTGGATTACAGGGGGGTGAAGGTGCTCGCGGCCTACGAACCCGTTCCCGCCCTGGGCTGGGGCATCGTCGCCAAGGTGGATCTCGCGGAGCTGAGGGTCCCCTTCGCGCGGGCGGGGCTCCTCGCCATGATCATCGCCAGCGTGGTGGTGCTGGCCGGGGCCCTGCCCTTCATCCGGGTCACCAATCCCATCATCGCCCGCCTCCAGGCCCAGGCCCGGCGCCTGGCGAGGATGGTGGAATCTCTTCGGCGCAGCGAGGAGGAGCTGCGCCGGGCGCGCGACGAAATGGAGGGCCGCGTCAGGGAGCGGACGGCCGAACTGGCCGGGGTCAACGACCGGCTGGAAGCCGAGGTGCTGGAGCGCGCCCGGGCCGAGGAGCGCCTGCGCGCCCTCTGGGGCATCGCCGAGAAGGTGAACGCGGAAGCGGGCGACCTCTGCGACCATATCCTTGAAGGCACGCTCCGGATGACGCGCAGCCGCTATGCCTTTTACGGTTTCGTGAACCAGGAGGAGAGCCGGATGACGATGTATTCCTGGTCCCGGGACGCGCTCTCCGAGTGCGGGATCTCCCCGCGCCCGGAGGAATTCGAGATCGCCGGCGCCGGAATCTGGGCGGAGGCGGTCCGGCAGCGGCGGGTGGTGATCGTGAACGACTACGCGGCGGACCACCCGGGGAAGAAGGGGCTGCCGGAGGGCCACGTCCCCCTCACCCGGGTCCTGATGGTGCCCGTCTTCGGCCACAACCGGATCGTCGCCATCGTCGTGGCGGCGAACAAGGAGACCGGTTACGACGACGAGGATGTCCGGCAGCTGGAGGCGTTCGCCTCCGGCGTGCAGCTCATCATCGAGCAGCGCAGGATGGAAAGCGCGCTGCGCGACTCGGAGCGGTCGTGCCGGCTGCTGTCGCGCCAGGTCATCGACTCGCAGGAGAAGGAGCGGAAGTGGCTGGCTTACGAGATTCACGACGGCATCGGCCAGTCGCTGGCCGCCATGAAATACCGCGCGGAGGGGTGCGTCCGGATGGCCGGGAGCGCCCTCCCCGCGATCTCAGGGGAGCTGAATGCCCTGGTCGGGATGATCCGGGAGGCGATCGACGAGGTGCGCAGGATCCAGAACGACCTGCGCCCCGCGTACCTGGACGTGATGGGGCTGCTCGAAACGATGGCCGATTTCTGCGAAAATTTCCGCGCGACCTACAAGGGGGTGGATGTCTCCCTGAAAATCGACATCACCGAGCCGGAGGTCCCCGACGCCCTGAAGGTGCCGATCTTCCGCATTCTCCAGGAGGCGATGAACAACGCCGCCAAGCACAGTCATGCCGACCGGATCGCCGTCGGGATCGGCAAGGGGGAACGGATCGAACTGAGGATCTCGGATAACGGGGCCGGGTGCGACCCGGGGGAAACATCCTCCGCCGGCGGGCAGGGAAGGAACCTGGGGCTTTTCAGCATGAGGGAACGGGCCGAACTGAGCGGCGGTTCGCTCCAGTTCAGGTCCGCTCCCGGCGAGGGGACCGAGGTCAGGGCTTCCTGGCCCGTTCCCGATGTCTAA
- a CDS encoding PAS domain S-box protein: MIRSPPAKGTTKPMPPQNDPKRADSSGRDAREAPRLSEAMYRELVEILAIGTDISERLRIDGALRESEEKFRSAFANATVGFAMTDPSGRFLDANAAYCRITGRTIDELRALRFQDLIHPQDSAENVRLIDRMLSGRISDFAVDNRYLRKDGDSVWVHKNVSLVRAAGGEPKWILALIQDITAQKRAEESMLQSEARLRALAEGLPEIVWTANTRGDIEWFNRRFYEYTGEDVDPAGESGWSGIVHPDDLAPTVATWEKSVREGTLFEHELRTRGRDGGYRWFLVRAWPMLDPEGRIVRWFGTSTDIHRLKETEAALRQSREDFTRAQEVGQIGWWRLDLRKDILTWSDENYRTFGIPAGTPMNYEKFLATVHPEDRDQVDRAWRAGIQSGSYAIEHRILAGGETRWVREKAYPEFDGEGSLLGGFGISQDITERMKAEQEVRRLNETLERRVAERTAEVRQQADQLRALANQLSQAELRERRRLAGILHDHIQQLIVAARMQLGRLKRDSGRGRMEETAADIDAILMEALEASRSLTMDLSPPALHESGLAGALEWLAASIGEKTGTRVTLCTDKTAEPAGEEMRFLLFECARELLFNAVKHAAVAEVGLGLWRTDDGRIKLIVSDRGKGFDPGILRNRRPGEMTFGLFSVQERLMHMGGCMEVDSAPGRGTVVTLWAPAGDRPLSAGGEPPQSPVERGIRAVSHRRRRCRVLIVDDHKIMRDGLKGLLQFESDIEVVGGAADGAEAMALTRELRPDVVIMDVNLGKMTGIDVSRRIKAEIPNTNIIGLSMHLDSQIAEAMKEAGAVAYLSKGGPAEDLIATIRGCASG; this comes from the coding sequence ATGATACGTTCACCTCCGGCGAAAGGAACGACGAAGCCGATGCCGCCCCAGAACGATCCGAAGCGCGCCGACAGTTCCGGCAGGGATGCCCGGGAAGCGCCGCGCCTCAGCGAAGCCATGTACCGGGAGCTGGTCGAGATCCTGGCCATCGGCACCGACATCAGCGAGCGCCTCCGGATCGATGGGGCGCTCAGGGAGAGCGAGGAAAAATTCCGCAGCGCCTTCGCCAACGCCACCGTCGGCTTCGCCATGACGGACCCTTCGGGCCGGTTCCTCGACGCCAATGCGGCCTACTGCCGCATCACGGGGCGTACCATCGACGAATTGCGGGCCCTGCGGTTCCAGGACCTGATCCACCCGCAGGACTCGGCCGAAAACGTGAGGCTGATCGACCGCATGCTTTCCGGGCGGATATCCGACTTCGCGGTGGACAACCGCTACCTTCGCAAGGACGGGGACAGCGTCTGGGTCCACAAGAACGTCTCGCTGGTGCGAGCGGCGGGGGGGGAGCCGAAATGGATCCTCGCCCTCATCCAGGACATCACCGCTCAGAAGCGGGCCGAGGAGTCGATGCTGCAGAGCGAAGCGCGGCTGAGGGCGCTGGCCGAGGGGCTCCCCGAGATCGTATGGACGGCAAACACCCGGGGGGACATCGAGTGGTTCAACCGCCGCTTCTACGAATACACCGGTGAGGACGTCGACCCGGCGGGAGAGAGCGGCTGGAGCGGAATCGTGCACCCGGACGATCTCGCCCCCACCGTCGCGACCTGGGAAAAATCGGTACGGGAAGGAACGCTGTTCGAGCATGAGCTGCGCACGAGAGGGAGGGACGGCGGGTACCGGTGGTTCCTGGTGCGCGCCTGGCCGATGCTGGACCCGGAAGGGAGGATCGTCCGCTGGTTCGGCACGAGCACCGACATCCACCGCCTCAAGGAAACCGAGGCGGCCCTGCGGCAGAGCCGGGAGGATTTCACCCGGGCCCAGGAGGTCGGGCAGATCGGGTGGTGGCGCCTCGACCTGCGCAAGGATATCCTGACCTGGTCGGACGAGAACTACCGGACCTTCGGAATTCCGGCCGGGACCCCCATGAATTACGAAAAGTTTCTGGCCACCGTGCACCCGGAGGACCGCGACCAGGTAGACCGCGCATGGCGGGCGGGCATACAGAGCGGGTCCTACGCCATCGAGCACCGCATCCTGGCCGGGGGGGAAACCCGCTGGGTGAGAGAAAAGGCCTACCCGGAATTTGACGGGGAGGGGAGCCTTCTGGGCGGCTTCGGCATCTCCCAGGACATCACGGAACGGATGAAGGCCGAGCAGGAGGTCCGCAGGCTGAACGAGACGCTGGAACGGCGGGTGGCGGAGCGGACGGCCGAGGTCAGGCAGCAGGCCGACCAGCTGCGCGCTCTCGCCAACCAGCTCAGCCAGGCGGAGCTGCGGGAGCGCAGGCGCCTGGCGGGCATCCTGCACGACCATATCCAGCAGCTCATCGTGGCCGCCCGCATGCAGCTGGGCCGGTTGAAGCGCGACTCCGGCCGGGGGCGGATGGAGGAGACGGCCGCCGACATCGACGCCATCCTGATGGAGGCCCTGGAGGCCTCCCGGTCCCTTACCATGGACCTCAGCCCCCCCGCCCTCCACGAATCGGGCCTCGCCGGGGCCCTGGAATGGCTGGCCGCAAGCATCGGGGAGAAGACCGGCACCCGGGTGACCCTGTGCACCGACAAGACGGCCGAACCGGCGGGAGAGGAGATGCGGTTCCTCCTGTTCGAATGCGCGCGCGAACTCCTCTTCAACGCCGTCAAGCACGCGGCCGTCGCCGAGGTCGGGCTGGGGCTCTGGCGGACCGACGACGGGAGGATCAAGCTGATCGTGTCGGACCGGGGGAAGGGGTTCGATCCCGGCATCCTCCGGAACCGCAGGCCCGGGGAGATGACGTTCGGACTGTTCAGCGTCCAGGAACGGCTCATGCATATGGGCGGCTGCATGGAGGTGGACTCGGCCCCCGGGAGGGGGACCGTCGTCACCCTCTGGGCCCCGGCCGGCGACCGTCCCCTCTCCGCCGGCGGGGAGCCTCCGCAATCGCCGGTGGAGAGGGGCATCCGCGCCGTCTCGCACCGGCGCCGGAGGTGCCGCGTCCTGATCGTGGACGATCACAAGATCATGCGCGACGGCCTGAAGGGGCTGCTGCAGTTCGAATCGGATATCGAGGTCGTCGGCGGCGCGGCCGACGGCGCCGAGGCCATGGCGCTCACCCGGGAGCTGAGGCCCGACGTCGTCATCATGGACGTCAACCTCGGGAAGATGACGGGGATCGACGTCAGCCGCAGGATCAAGGCCGAAATCCCGAACACGAACATCATCGGGCTGTCGATGCACCTCGACTCCCAGATCGCCGAAGCCATGAAGGAAGCGGGGGCCGTGGCCTATCTCAGCAAGGGGGGGCCCGCCGAGGACCTCATCGCCACCATCCGCGGCTGCGCCTCCGGGTAG
- a CDS encoding transporter, producing the protein MRPRTGLIGVLLFMAGMMLSSPPAASAEDRPAWQYGLAFSYLTGDYGADENTDILYGAAVLKRFFPRGDVTATIPWLDVSGGGVTLIDGGAEPIAGATGGSGLGDIVLKGRYYAVQQSGPLPFIDLVASLKLPTASEAKGLGTGKQDFTLAAEFARVLPGNRWIVLGELGHTFVGDPSGYDASNRWLYNLGLACRTSPRTMLSGYLEGRTAVFAGNDDPLSLLLGGEFKLTPGLYLDTMVETGLNDGAPDLGVTIAIRKRI; encoded by the coding sequence GTGAGACCCCGAACCGGGCTGATCGGCGTTTTATTGTTCATGGCGGGGATGATGCTCTCATCCCCGCCCGCTGCTTCTGCGGAGGACAGGCCGGCTTGGCAATACGGGCTGGCCTTCTCCTACCTGACCGGCGACTATGGGGCGGATGAAAACACCGACATCCTCTATGGCGCCGCCGTCCTCAAGCGCTTTTTCCCCCGCGGCGACGTCACCGCCACCATTCCCTGGCTGGATGTCTCCGGCGGCGGGGTGACCCTGATCGACGGAGGAGCGGAGCCGATCGCCGGGGCTACCGGCGGGTCGGGGCTGGGGGATATCGTCCTCAAGGGGCGCTATTACGCCGTGCAGCAAAGCGGCCCCCTCCCCTTCATCGATCTCGTTGCGAGCCTGAAGCTTCCCACCGCCTCCGAGGCGAAGGGACTGGGGACGGGCAAGCAGGACTTCACCCTGGCCGCGGAATTCGCCCGGGTATTGCCGGGCAACCGGTGGATCGTTCTGGGTGAACTGGGGCACACTTTCGTGGGGGACCCCTCCGGCTACGATGCCTCCAACCGCTGGCTGTACAATCTCGGCCTGGCCTGCCGCACGAGCCCCAGGACCATGCTCAGCGGCTACCTCGAGGGGCGCACCGCCGTCTTCGCGGGGAACGACGACCCGCTCTCGCTCCTGCTGGGCGGCGAGTTCAAGCTCACCCCGGGTCTCTACCTGGACACCATGGTGGAAACGGGGCTGAACGACGGAGCCCCCGACCTGGGTGTCACCATCGCCATCCGGAAGAGAATCTAG
- a CDS encoding MFS transporter yields the protein MTSQSSAGVSPAPKLSIREKIGYSLGDAASNLFFQTFILYLPFFYTDIFGMPAAAMGTMFLLTRIWDAVNDPIMGAIADRTNTRWGKFRPYLLIMGLPLALGGLLTFTTPGFGTGGKILYAYVTYTLLMMLYTAINVPYSALMGVMSPNSLERTSASQYRFVAAFVGQMIVSGATLYLVSRLGGGDAQVGWQRTMGAFGLLALVLFTITFFATRERVSPPRGQKADTRQDLRDLVRNKPWILIAVATVFQLLFAVMRGSSTPYFFKYYVQGQVLEIFSWRIPLGIDAFTSAFATAGNLATLAGALLAILFAKLLDKKNAYSSFLVASAVISCGFYFLQPHNVLLIFGLNVVVSFFIGAVSVLQWAIYTDTADFGEWKFGRRATGLVMAASLFALKLGLAFGGTFVGWILDWHGFVSNAVQTESALYGIRMLMSFYPAVFGVIGGLVMFFYPLKNRVMLEIEHDLVERRR from the coding sequence ATGACGAGCCAGAGCAGCGCGGGTGTTTCCCCCGCACCGAAACTGTCCATCAGGGAGAAGATCGGCTACAGCCTGGGGGACGCCGCCTCCAATCTCTTTTTCCAGACCTTCATCCTCTACCTCCCCTTTTTCTACACCGATATCTTCGGGATGCCGGCCGCGGCCATGGGCACCATGTTCCTGCTCACGCGGATCTGGGACGCGGTCAACGACCCGATCATGGGGGCGATCGCCGACCGCACGAATACGCGCTGGGGGAAATTCCGCCCCTACCTCCTGATCATGGGGCTGCCGCTCGCGCTGGGGGGCCTCCTCACCTTCACGACCCCCGGCTTCGGGACCGGGGGGAAGATCCTCTACGCCTACGTGACCTACACCCTCCTGATGATGCTCTACACCGCCATCAACGTCCCCTACTCGGCCCTGATGGGGGTCATGAGCCCCAACTCGCTCGAGCGGACCAGCGCCTCGCAGTACCGCTTCGTCGCCGCCTTCGTCGGGCAGATGATCGTGTCGGGGGCCACCCTCTATCTGGTCAGCCGGCTGGGCGGGGGGGACGCCCAGGTCGGCTGGCAGCGGACGATGGGGGCCTTCGGGCTGCTGGCCCTGGTCCTGTTCACCATCACTTTCTTCGCCACCCGGGAGCGGGTCTCCCCTCCCAGAGGGCAGAAGGCGGATACCCGGCAGGACCTCCGGGACCTGGTGCGGAACAAGCCCTGGATCCTGATCGCCGTCGCCACGGTGTTCCAGCTCCTGTTCGCCGTCATGCGCGGCTCCTCCACCCCCTATTTCTTCAAGTACTACGTGCAGGGGCAGGTGCTCGAGATCTTCTCCTGGAGAATCCCGCTCGGCATCGACGCCTTTACCTCCGCCTTCGCCACCGCCGGCAACCTGGCCACCCTGGCGGGCGCCCTCCTGGCGATCCTGTTCGCGAAACTGCTGGACAAGAAGAACGCCTACTCGAGCTTCCTGGTCGCGAGCGCCGTGATCTCCTGCGGCTTTTACTTCCTCCAGCCGCACAACGTCCTGCTGATCTTCGGCCTCAACGTCGTCGTCTCCTTCTTTATAGGGGCCGTGTCGGTCCTGCAGTGGGCCATCTACACCGACACCGCCGACTTCGGGGAGTGGAAGTTCGGGCGCCGCGCCACGGGCCTCGTCATGGCCGCGTCCCTCTTCGCCCTGAAGCTCGGCCTGGCCTTCGGCGGGACTTTCGTGGGGTGGATCCTCGACTGGCACGGGTTCGTATCCAACGCCGTGCAGACCGAGTCCGCCCTGTACGGCATCCGGATGCTCATGAGCTTCTACCCCGCCGTCTTCGGGGTGATCGGCGGCCTGGTCATGTTTTTCTACCCGCTCAAGAACCGGGTGATGCTCGAGATCGAGCACGACCTGGTTGAGAGGCGGCGCTGA
- a CDS encoding MFS transporter: protein MKRTTAADTGVYPGARRALALLLLINMFNYIDRQVLAAVVGPIKRTFFDANGELAVGSESLNAVIRWLQGQLGFKPEDALMGLLGTAFMLVYMGGAPLFARLAGNHSRWKIVGIGVILWSLASGASGLATTFIILLLTRCFVGVGEAAYGPVAPAMIADMYPIRTRGRVLAWFYVAIPVGSALGYVLGGWIAGSGIGAWGSGLVGIAHESWRWVFFLVTIPGILLGVQCFRMKEPPRGGEGEPAGGSAQVPWRAYWVLARTPSYVFCTLGMTAMTFAIGGIAFWMPYYLETRPGAPGNSTIVFGAITAVAGLSATLLGGMAGDRLRSRFPSSYFLVSGAAMLAGFPLFLAALHAPFPWALWVLVFLACFCLFFNTGPTNTILANVTRPSMRAIGYAVNIFVIHALGDVISPVIVGLLNDRYGDMNKSFLVVGAMFLVAGVCWLAGARYLERDTARAAAEP from the coding sequence ATGAAACGCACCACCGCAGCGGATACCGGCGTCTACCCCGGCGCCCGGCGGGCGCTCGCCCTCCTCCTGCTCATCAACATGTTCAACTACATCGACCGGCAGGTCCTGGCCGCCGTGGTGGGCCCCATCAAGCGCACCTTCTTCGACGCCAACGGGGAACTCGCCGTCGGAAGCGAGAGCCTCAACGCCGTCATCCGCTGGCTCCAGGGGCAGCTCGGTTTCAAACCCGAGGACGCCCTGATGGGGCTGCTGGGCACCGCCTTCATGCTGGTCTACATGGGGGGCGCCCCCCTGTTCGCCCGCCTGGCGGGGAATCATTCCCGCTGGAAGATCGTGGGGATCGGGGTGATCCTGTGGAGCCTGGCGAGCGGCGCCTCGGGACTGGCCACCACCTTCATCATCCTGCTGCTGACGCGCTGCTTCGTGGGGGTCGGCGAGGCGGCCTATGGACCGGTCGCCCCGGCCATGATCGCCGACATGTACCCGATCCGGACGCGCGGGAGGGTGTTGGCCTGGTTCTACGTGGCCATCCCCGTCGGGAGCGCCCTGGGATACGTGCTCGGCGGCTGGATCGCCGGGAGCGGCATCGGCGCCTGGGGCTCGGGCCTGGTCGGGATCGCGCACGAGAGCTGGCGCTGGGTCTTCTTCCTCGTGACCATCCCGGGAATTCTCCTGGGGGTGCAATGCTTCCGGATGAAGGAGCCGCCGCGCGGGGGCGAAGGCGAACCCGCGGGGGGGAGCGCCCAGGTCCCGTGGCGCGCCTACTGGGTGCTGGCGCGCACCCCCTCCTACGTCTTCTGCACCCTGGGGATGACGGCGATGACGTTCGCCATCGGCGGCATCGCCTTCTGGATGCCGTACTACCTGGAAACCCGCCCGGGCGCCCCGGGCAACTCCACGATCGTGTTCGGCGCCATCACCGCCGTCGCCGGCCTCAGCGCCACCCTCCTGGGGGGGATGGCGGGGGACCGGCTCCGTTCCCGGTTCCCCAGCTCCTATTTTCTCGTCTCGGGAGCCGCCATGCTCGCGGGCTTCCCCCTTTTCCTGGCGGCGCTGCACGCCCCCTTCCCCTGGGCGCTCTGGGTCCTGGTCTTCCTCGCCTGCTTCTGCCTCTTCTTCAACACCGGGCCGACCAACACCATCCTGGCCAACGTCACCCGCCCCTCCATGCGCGCCATCGGCTACGCGGTGAACATCTTCGTCATCCACGCCCTCGGGGACGTCATCTCCCCCGTCATCGTGGGGCTGCTCAACGACCGCTACGGCGACATGAACAAGTCCTTCCTCGTCGTCGGCGCGATGTTTCTCGTTGCCGGCGTCTGCTGGCTGGCCGGCGCCCGCTACCTCGAGCGCGACACCGCGCGCGCGGCCGCCGAGCCCTGA